Part of the Planctomycetota bacterium genome, GCGACATCAGGGCGAGGCTGATCAGCGCGGCCAGACCACAGGCACGCGAACTCGAGCAGGGCGCGAGGCGACGCAAAGGCATGAGCAGGCCTTTCAAGGACAGGGAAACGGGATGTGAACGGTGACACGAGGAGCCGGGGCAGACCGACGGCGGCAAAACCGACTACCGCAATAGCCCACCGGCAAGGGTGCGCAGGCATGGCACGGCGCGATCGGATGTGGCGCGGATGGCGTGCTTTCACCCAGGCCGGTCGCGCAGGCGCCGCGCGCCTGCGCATCCCGGCACTGCGGTGAGACCGCAGCCGCCCCGACGCGTCGTCGCGCGCCGCTCCGCGCGCTTCACGTCGAGAGAGGGCGTCGCCACATGCGCAGCGAGACCCCGAAACCGAACCGATTCGTCCGTGTTCCCGTGGCAGACTCAGGAAGGAATCGGTGCCGCCGCCCGGCGTCCAGACACCTGGACGCGCGACGACACGGAGCCTCCTCACCGGCTGCGCGCACGGTCGTAAAACGGTCGATAGCGCGAGCGAACGAGATTGCCCCGCCAATCGCTGCGCAACCCTCGCGCCATCCCTCCCCACACTTTCGACAGGTGGGCGAAAGTCGATGATGAGCAGGGTGTTAGGGCGTGTCTACAGTCTGCCGAGCACCCCAGGTAACGGAGAGCGTCGGTCCGGTCCTGGAGCGAATCAGCCCAGGTGGACCTGGTGGGTGGGGCGGTTCGCACCACACGAGGGGGGGCCCGACTGGGCGGGGCACAGCGCGATCCTTGTCAGAGCGGAACCGTCAGCCCGGCGCCAGCAGCCACCGCAGCAGGCTCTGGTAGCGATTGCGAAGATCGCGAACGGTAGCGGTTCTCATGTGCTCCATTACTGGAGCACAACGAACGCCTTCGCAACTTGTCCTGGGGAAAGATGGCAAATCGCCCGCTGATAGACTGCTTTGGGGTGATACCGGCCGGTTCGGCCGGAGATGCCGAACGTCGCAAGGCATGTACTCCCTACGAGGGGTGTAGCGTGGTGAGTGCGAGTCGTTCCGCGGTGGACCGGAGCGTTGCCAGGGTGGTCCTTGCCCTGGCAACTCCGCTGGCGTGCGTGGCGTTCTCCGCGGCCGTCGCCGCCGCGCCGGCTGCGGTGTCGGCCGAGGATGGGTCGTTTTTCGAGACCAACGTCCGGCCGCTCCTGGTCGCGCACTGTGCCGAGTGTCATTCGGCCGCCGACGGCAAACCCGAAGCGGCCCTGTCGTTCGACTCGCGGGCCGATTTCCTCTCTGCCGAGGGCATCGCCGTCGCCGGGAAGCCCGACGACAGCCTGATCATCCAGGCGGTGCGCTACGACGGCGACCTGCAGATGCCCCCGGCCGGGCGGCTGCCGGCCGAGGCGATCGCCACGCTCGAGGAATGGGTCCGCCGTGGCCTCCCCTGGCCCGACGACGGCAAGCAGGCGTCGCGCGCCACGTTCGACCTCGCCGCCCGGCGCGCCGAGCACTGGTGCTGGCAGCCGCCGGTTGCCGTCGATCCGCCAGCCGTGGCCGATCCCGACTGGTGCCGCGGCGAGATCGACCGGTTCATTCTCGCGCGGCTGGAGAAGGCGGGGCTGCGGCCGGCGCCGGAGGCCGCGCGCGAGACCCTCGTCCGCCGCGCCGCCGAGGTGCTCACCGGCCTGCCCCCCGATCCGGCCGACGTGGCGCGTGTCGGTGCCGACCCCGATCCGGCGGCGTTCGAGCACTATGTCGACACGCTGCTGGCGTCGCCCCACTTCGGCGAGCGCTTCGCGCGGCACTGGCTCGACGTCGTCCGCTACGCCGAGACGCGTGGCCACGAGTTCGACTTCCCGATCCCCAACGCCTGGCGCTACCGCGACTGGGTCGTGCGTGCCTTCAACGCCGATCTGCCGTTCGACCGGTTTCTCGTCGAGCAGGTGGCGGGGGATCTGGTCGCCACGCCCCGGCTCGACGCCGCCGGCGCCGACGAATCGACGGTCGGAACGGGATTCTGGTTCCTCGGCGAGGAGGTCCACTCGCCGGTCGACATCCAGCAGGACGAGGCCGATCGGATCGACAACCGCATCGACACGTTCGGGAAGGCGTTTCTCGGGCTGCCGCTGGGCTGTGCACGCTGCCACGACCACAAGTTCGACGCGATCTCCGCCGCCGACTATTACGCGCTGGCCGGAACGGTGATGTCGGCGAGCTACCGCCAGGTGCCGTTCGAGACGCTCCCCGCCAACCGCGCCGTGGCGAATCGCCTCGCTGCCGCCGACGCGGCCGAGCGCCGTGGCCTTCTCCCCGCCGTCGCCGAGGCGATCGCTTCCCGGCCGCCCGACGAGGTGCTCGCCCGACTCCGCGAGCGCCTCGCCGGCGCCGCGCCGCCGGTGCCCCGCGACGGCGCGGTCGTGATCGCCGATTACGGCGACGACGCCGCGCCGACCCCCGTGGTCTGCGACGGCACCGCCTGGCGGCGAGTGGTCGCCGGCCAGCCGTTGCCGCGGGCCGCCGCGGCCGGCCTCGGCATCCTGCCGGTGTCCGTCGCGCGGGCCGACGAGGTCTGGGCGCGGACGACGTCGACCGGCGAGCGCGAGCCGGGTCCGCTCGGTGGGGTCGACAGGGGCGGCAAGGTGCTGCGGACGCCGAAGGTGTGGCTCACGCAGGGCGTCCTCTGGCACCGCGTCCGCGGCCACGTGCAGATCTTCACCTGCGTCGATGGCCACGTGGTGATCATCGGGCCGCTGTACGGCGGCACCGTGACCACCGTCGACACTCAGGGGCAGTGGCGCTGGGTGCGGCAGGACCTGCGCGCCGACATCGACTGGTCGCGTGGCCATTTCGTCCACGTCGAATACGCGCCGATCGCCGGCGCGGTGGACGTCGCCGAGGTCGTGGCCGCGCCCGACGAGCCGCGCCGTGGTGACGCCGTGGCGCTCGAGGTCGAACGGCGCGTGGCGGCGGGCGCCGACGGTGCCACGGCGCTGGTAACGCTCCTCGACGACGCCCTCGCCGCCTGCCGCAGCGGTGGCCCGATCGGGACGGCGCAGGCCGCGGTGCTCGAGACGGCGCTGGGCGACCCGGCGACCGACTGGACCGGCGGTGCCGCGGCCCGGCTGGCCGCCGCCGCGGCACGGGCGCGCGCCGAGCGCGCCCGGATCGCGGCCGACGTCCGGCTGGCGAGTGCGACGGCGCCGGCGCTGCTCGACGGCAACGGCATCGAGCAGCAGATCCTCCTCAAGGGATCGTCGGCGCGGCGCGGCGACACCGTGCCGCGCCGGTTCCTCGAGGCGATCGACGGCGCCGGGCAGCCGGCCTGGCCGGCGGCGAGTTCAGGGCGGCGCGAACTGGCCGAACGGCTGGTCGATCCGGCCAATCCGCTCACGGCGCGCGTGGTCGTCAATCGCGTCTGGCACTGGCTGTTCGGCCGCGGCCTGGTGGCCACCCCCGACAACTTCGGCCGCCTCGGCGAGGCCCCCGCCGATCCGCTCGCCCAGGCGCTCCTCGACCGGCTCGCCGTGCGCTTTCGCGCCGAGGGCTGGAGCCTCAAGCGGCTGATCCGCGAGGTCGTCGTCAGCAACGCCTGGCGGATGTCGTCGGTCGCGGCTCCCGAGGCGCTGGCCGTCGATCCTGCCAATCATCTCCTCCACCATGCTCCTCTGCGGCGGCTCGAGGGGGAGGCGGTCCGCGACGCGCTGCTGGCCGTGTCGGGGCGGCTCGACCGCACGGTCGGCGGACCGCCGGTCGAGGTCCACCTGACGGAGTTCCAGGAGGGGCGCGGGCGCCCGTCCCCCGGGCCGCTCGACGGGGCCGGTCGCCGCAGCCTGTACACGAAGATCCGCCGCAATTTCCTCCCCCCGTTCCAGCTCGCCTTCGACATGCCGGTGCCGTTCCAGGCGATGGGGCGGCGCAACGTCACCAACGTCCCGGCGCAGGCGCTGGTGCTCCTCAACGATCCGTTCGTCCACGAGCAGGCGCGGCTCCTGGCGGCACGCGTGCTGGCGGAGCCGGTCGCCACGCCGCGCGAGCGGATCGCGGTGCTGGTCGGCGCCGTGTTCGCACGCCCGCCGCGCCCCGACGAGATCACCGCCGCCGAGGCGTTTCTCGCCGAGCAGGCAGCACTCCATGGCGTCGACTTCGCGGCCGATCCGCGCCACGAGGCCAGCTGGGCGGATCTCGCCCACGCGCTTGTCAACGCCAAGGAGTTCATCTACCTGCCATGAGCGCGCCCGGCTCCGGTTCGCCGTTTCCCTGCCGCCGCGTCCGCCCCGCGGCGCCGTCGCGGCGCCAGTGGCTGGCGGAGACGGCCTGCGGGTTCGGTGCCGTGGCGGCGACGGCGCTGCTGGAGGGGGAGCGGGCGGCGGCGGCCGGCGTGACCGCGTGCCACCATCCGGCGCGCGTGCAATCGGTGATCTTCCTGTACATGGACGGGGGCGTGTCGCAGGTCGATTCGTTCGATCCCAAGCCGCGTCTGGCGCGCGACGCCGGCCGGAACCCGCGCGAGCTGTTCAAGGTCGACGCCACGCAGTTCAACAACGTCGGCACGGTGCTGCCGAGCCCGTGGACGTTCCGGGCCCACGGCGAGAGCGGCATCCTCGTCAGCGACCTGTTTCCCTGCATCGCCGCCGAGTCCGACCGGCTGGCGGTGATCCGCTCGATGACCAGTGCCTTTCCCGAGCACACCAACGCCAACTACTTCCTCCACACCGGCAGCGGGCTGCAGGGGCGGCCGAGCATGGGGGCGTGGACGACGTACGGCCTGGGGAGCGAGAACGCCGACCTCCCCGGCTTCATGGTGATCAACGGCGGCCTGATCCCGCCGGGTGGCCTCGACAACTTCACCGCCGGGTTCCTCCCCGCGACGTTCCAGGGGTCGGTGATCCGGCCGACGGCGGCGGGGCTGGCCAACGTCGCGCCGCGCGAGGGCAGCCGGGCGCGGCAGGGCGCGAAGGTCGACCTCGCGCGGCGGTTCGACGGTGGGTTCGCCGCGGCCTATCCCGCGGTGCCCGACGCGCTCGACAGCGCGATCGCCAACCGCGAGTTGGCGTGGCGGATGCAGACGGAGGTCCCGGGCCTCCTCGATCTCGCCGCCGAGTCGACCGTCACGAAGCGCGCCTACGGCCTGGAGAGCGAGTACGAGCCGACGCGAATCTTCGCCAGCGAGTGCCTGCTGGCGCGGCGGATGGTCGAACGCGGCGTCCGGTTCGTGGAGCTGACCTGCCCGTCGGTCGGGACCGACCGCTGGGACCAGCACTCCAACCTCCGCGAGGGGCACGCGCGCAACGCCCGTGCGGTCGACCAGCCGATCGCCGCCCTCCTCGCCGACCTCGGGCAGCGCGGGCTGCTTGATTCGACGCTCGTGGTCTGGAGCGGCGAGTTCGGCCGGACGCCGTTCGCGCAAGGGTCCGACGGCCGCGACCACAACCCCCAGGCGTTCTCGATGTGGCTGGCGGGCGGGGGCGTCCGGGGGGGCACGGTCGTCGGGGCGACCGACGACTACGGCTACAGGGTGGTCGACAAGGCCTGCACGATCCACGACCTCCACGCCACGATGCTCTGGCTGCTGGGCATCGACCACACGCGGCTCACCTACCGCTTCAGCGGCCGCGACATCCGCCTCACGGACGTGGCGGGAACCGTGATCCGCGAGGCGCTCGCCTGACCCGGCGAATGCTCAGTCGCCGCCGCGCATCGACAGGCTGCGGAGCGTGAGCACGGAGCCGGCCGACATCAGCGCCAGCCCCAGCCAGCGCGGCGGGGCGAGGATCTTCCGCCCCGTCGGTGCTTGCCAGATGCCCGCTGCCGTGGCAGGGGCGGCCGGCTGGGCCCCGAGCTGAGTGGCGATGAACCGGGTCGACTTCTCGGACAGGGTGAACGACTCGACGACGCGGAACTGGACCCCCGCGAAGAACAGGAGCAGCCCGGCGAGGAGCAGGTGCTGTCGCTTGACCATCATTCGCATCGCACAACCTCCGCGGCCGTCTCGCGCCGCCCACGCGGCCTATTGTGGATCGTGCCGCGGCGGGGGTGCACTGGAGGCCGGGCGGGGAGTTTCCGCGCGGGGGGATCGTGACGGCCAGCACGGGGGCGAGGCCTCGACGGCCGCATGGACAACCCTGGAAAGCTGGGCAAGCGGCCGGTGAAGACGACGGATTTTTCTCGTGAATCGATTCTGACGGTGACGATAACTCCACCGCGTATGCCGGTTGTTCGGGTTTCGACGACTTTTCGCACACGGGGCCGACCGTGAAGCACTTCATGCGGACGAGGACGACATTGCCTGGCACGGTGTGGAGCGGCCTGTTGACGGCCGTCTGCTGTGCCACCACCGGCCTGGCCGCCGACGTCGCGCCTGTCTTCCCAGACTCGCGCGCCGAGAGCGTCCTCGCCAGCCCCGCGGTGCTCGGGGCACCGGCGCTCGAGCTCGAGGAAGCCCCGGCCGCAGACCCGGGCATGATCCTCGAACCATCGGCCGTGGAAGGGGCTTTGGTGCCCGTTGAGCCGATCCTCGGGGGCGTGCCGGACCTGCCGCAGCGGATGGCCGACGACATGCGGCTCGACGAGTCGTTCATGGAGCGGATGCCCGACGAGGTCAGCTCCGGGAGTTGGTTCTCGCTCGGGCAGTGGTACGGCTCCGCCGAGAGCGTGTGGATGGGGCGGGATCGCGAATACCGCCGCGTCGTCGGCCACGACATCCTCGTGCCGGTACCGGCGGGGCGCAACAAGCAGGGGGTGTTCGTCACCGATTCGATCCCCTACGACCTCTCCCCCGGGGCCCGGGTGACACTCGGTACCTACGTCGGGCGCGACTATCTCAATCGCGACCAGTCGCTCGAATTCACCTACTACGGCGGCTTCGCCTTCGTGGTCAACGACACCTGGAACGCGATCGTCCTCAACAGCGGAACCGCGTCGTCGTTTCTCGTGCCGACGCTCGCGGCCGCCTCGCCGGGTTTCACCGGCGCCCAGGAATACGACCTCAAGACGACCTCGAACTTCAACAGCATGGAGCTGAACTGGAAAATCCACCGCCGGCTCGGCCGCGACAAGGTGACGATGTCGCCCAACGGCGAATGGACGCGCCATGCCGAGCGCGGATGGCTGCCGAGCCTGATCATCGGGCCGCGGGTCGCCAACGTGAACGAGTCGGTCAACTTCATGGGGCGGATGCCCGGGCAGCCGGTGACGAGCTTCGGCGGCGACTACAACATCGAGACGCAGAATTGGCTCCTTGGCCTCAATCTCGGCGGCGAATTGATCAGCCAGAACGAGTTCTTCTACTGGGGCCTCCGCGGCCGGGCGGCACCGGCGATCTCGTTCACGTCCAACCAGCAGTCGTTCAACGGGGTCAACACCTACCTGCCGTCGCAGATCCCGATCCGCGACCTCGACGGCAATCAGATCGTGTTCAACGGTGTCCCGCAGACCGTCACCGTGCCGCAGGGCACGGAGAGCTGGCAGATGGCCGCCAAGCAGACGGCGCCGGGATTCCTCGGCGACCTGACGGTCCTCGCCGGCTGGAACGTAACCCCCAACTTCGCCGTCCAGTGCAGCTACGACTTCCTCTGGATCGGCGGATTGGCGACCGCGACGCGGCAGTTCAACATGAACAAGATCCGGCAAAACCCGATCGACGGCGGCGGGCAGATGTTCCTCAACGGCTTCGCGTTCGGCATCAACGGGACATGGTGAGCGGACGGCGAACGACAGCGAGCCGAGCGGACGGCGAACGACAGCGAGCCGAGCGGACGGCGAACGACAGCGAGCCGAGCAGACGGCGAACGACAGCCTGCCGAGCAGACAGTGGCCGGGAGCGTGACCGGCTCCATGCCGGGAGCGACGGCGGTTCAGCCGTCGGCGGCGATCGCCACCGCCACCGCCTGGCCGGTTGAGCAGAGATTGACCACCAGCGCCGTCGCCGGCCTTCCGGCGAGCGGCCCACCGTGGACGACGCGGACTGGGCACTGCGGATCGGGATGCTCGTAATTGAGCGTCGGCGGCACGAGCCCGTGTTCGAGCGCGAGCACGCTGGCGGCCAGTTCGACGGTGCCCCCGCCGGCGCCGAGGTGGCCGAACGACGATTTCGGCGCGGTCACGGGTACCGCTCCCAGCTCGGCGGCGATCGCCGTCGCCTCCGCGCGGTCCATGTCGATCGTGCCGACGCCATGGGCGTTGACGTGGCCGAGCCGTTCGGCGTCGAGGCCGGCAGCGGTCATCGTCGCGGCGATCGCCTGGCGGAGTGACGACCCCGTGAGGCCGGTGCGGCGCGCGCCCGGCTCGCAGCGCGACGCCGTGGCGAGGATCCGGGCCCGGATCCTCGCGCCGCGGGCCACCGCATGCGCTCGCGACTCGATGACGAGGACACCGGCCCCTTCGCCGTTGACCAGCCCGTCGCGGTCGCGGTCGAAGGGGCGGCAGGCGCCGCGGCCGTCGCCGGCGCGGTGGCTCAGCAGGGCGTCGCCGCGGGCGACCAATGCCGTCGGGTGGAGCCGGCAGCCCGTGCCGCCGGCGAGCATCACGTCGGCCCAGCCGCGCTGGATCACGCTCGCCGCCTCGCCGACGGCCAGCAGCCCCGACACGTCGCCGAGAACGATCGAATTGTTCGGGCCGCGCGCGTCGTGGGCGATGGCGATGTGCGACGCGGTCATGTTGGGGAGATGCTTGAGCAGCCAGAGTGGATGGAGCTCCTCGTGGACCGCCTCCGACCAGAGGCTGAAGTCGAATTGCCGGCCGCGGAGCGAGCGGCGGTAGGCGCCGGCGAGGTCTTCGAGGTCGGCGTAGATCATGTCGCCGCCGAACACCACGCCGAACCGGTCGGGGTCGCGTGCCGCGCCCACCAGACCGGCGTCGGCCATCGCCAGTTCGGCGGCGGCGAAGCCGAGCTGGATCTCCCGGCTCATCACCTTGAGGCTCTTGCGCGGCCGGACATGTTCCTTGGGATCGAAGTCGGTGATCTGGCCGCCGAACCGCACCGACAGGGCACTGGCATCGAAGCGGTCGAGCGGCTTGATCCCGCTCTCGCCGGCCACGAGCCGGCGCCAGAACGTGTCGGTGCCGATGCCCAGTGGGCTGACGACCCCGATCCCGGTGACGACGACCTCGAAGGTAAACCCCATGCGGGAACCCTAAACCAATCCCCGGCCGGCAGGAAGTGGTTCGCCGTGGGGGCGACAGCCGTCCGCGGCCAGGGTCCGCCCGGCCCTCGGTCCGCGTCGGAGCCAGAGGCTACGGCTGCCGCGGATGGCGTGCCCGCCACGATGAGGGTTCGATGGGGTTGTCGGCAGCCCACAGGCCACGCCGTTCGCGCCGGGCGGCGCTCTCCGCGGCCACCAGGTCGGGATCGGGCGCGCGGTTGAAGACCCAGGCATACCCCTGGCTGACGAGCCGGGTGTTCACATCGACGCCCTCCACCCGCAACCGTCCCAGCACGCGGCCGTGCTGGTCGAGCCCGTGCGACTCGACCGCGATCCGGCGTCCCCCCACCTGGGCGGCGAGGGCATCACGGGCCTCGCGGCCGAACGGCTGGTCGTATTCGGGGGCGTCGATATCGACCAGGCGGATCGGTTGATTGCCTCCGTCGGGGGCTTTCGCGGTCACCGTGTCGCCGTCGTTCACCGTGACCACCAGCCAATCGCCTGCGGTCGCGGCGTCCTGCCTCCGGCAGCGTTCGACCCCGGCGACGATCAGGCTCGCGGCAAGCGCCGCCACGAGGTGCTGCACCGGCACGCCGCGCCGCCTCCGCCGCCGTGGGGGTCGGCGCGGGGCAGAGCGATCGGGCGGCTGGTCGCGCGACGCCATCGGGGGGTGCGTCAGGAGTTGACAGATGATCGGGCGGATGTGAAATCTAAACTACCCGTCAGGCAGGGCCCACGCTGCCCCCGAAATGGTGGGAGGTGGGCCGGTGGACACCGCAGGGGAGCGGTGCATCGGTCGCGGCGGACGATGGGATGCGGGCGTGGCCATGGCGTGGGTACGTTGGCTCGTGATCGTCACGGTCGCCGTGACCATCGGTTGTTCCCGCCCACCGGAAAAGCGTGCCGAGAGCCTCGCGCGGAGTCTCGGCGGCCGGGCGGTGTTCGACGACGACCGGCTGTTCCGTTTCGAGATGCAGCGCTCCCGGATCCGCGACGACGATCTCGGCCAACTCGTCGGCTGGGTGCCGGAGGTCGAGGAGATCGAATGCACCCAGACGCGGATCACCGACCAGGGGGTCGCCCGGCTGACGGGGCTCGGAAAGCTCCGCAAGCTGACGCTGTCGAGCACGAAGATCACCAATGCCGCCCTCGGCCATCTCGCCGGCTGCCCGAAGCTCACCGATCTTTATCTGGTGCAGACGGCGATCGACGACCAGGCGATCGACGTGCTGGCGACGATGACGAACCTGCGGAAGCTCGGCCTGTCCGGGACGGATCTGTCGCCCGCAGGAGTCGAACGCCTCCGCGAGTCGCTGCCCGGTGCGACGATCTTCGCCGAGGCGATCGGCACCCGCTCCAAGTCCGCCGGCGTGAAGCGCACCGACGGAACGTGACGGTGGCGCTCGGCGGCGGCGTGCGTCAGGCCAGCCAGTCGTCGATCACCCGGCCGTGGACGTCGGTGAGGCGGAAATCGCGCCCGCTGTGCCGGTAGGTGAGGCGGGTGTGGTCGAGCCCGAGCAGATGGAGGATGGTCGCCTGGAGGTCGTGGACGTGCACCGGTTTCTCCACCGCCTTGAAGCCGAGCTCGTCGGTGGCGCCGTGGACCGTTCCACCACGGACCCCGCCACCGGCCATCCAGACGGTGAACCCGTGGTGGTTGTGGTCGCGGCCCGAGGCGACCGTCACGTTGCCCGGTGAGGGGAGCTCGATCGTCGGTGTCCGGCCGAACTCGCCCCCCCAGAGGACGACGGTGCTCTCCAGCATCCCCAGACCCACCAGGTCGTCGAGCAGCGCACCGATCGCCTGATCGCACTCCTTGGCGAGCCTGCGATGGGCCTTCTCGATGTGTTCGTGGCTGTCCCACGGCTGTCCCTCGCCGTGCCAGACCTGCACGTAGCGGACGCCGCGCTCGACGAGGCGCCGGGCGATGAGCATCTGCCGCCCCTGCACGTCGTCGCCGTAGCGTTCGCGGACATGCTTCGGTTCGTGGGTGACGTCGAAGGCCTCGCTCGCCTCCGCCTGCATCCGCCAGGCCAGTTCCATCGACGCCAGACGGGCCTCGAGCTGCGGATCGTGGGGGCGGGCGGCGAGGTGGTCGCGGTCGAGGGTCGCGGTGAGGTCGAGTTGGCGGCGCTGGGTGGGGCGGTCGAGCACCGGGTGGCGGACGTGCTCGACGAGCTCCTCGACCGTCTTCTTCCGAGTGTCGACGTAGGTGCCCTGGTAGGCCCCGGGGAGGAAGGCACTCCGCCAGTTCTCGGTGCCCTTGATCGGATAGCCGCCGGGGCACATGGCGACGAATCCGGGAAGGTTCTGGTTCTCGGTTCCCAGTCCGTAGGTCACCCAGGCGCCGGCCGCGGGGCGCACCAGCCGGCCGTCGCCACAGTTCATCAGCATCAGCGACGGCTCGTGGTTGGGCACGTCGGCGTGCATCGACCGCACCACGAGGAGCCGGTCGGCGTGGCGCGCCACCGACGGAAAGAGATCACTGATCTCCAG contains:
- a CDS encoding DUF1501 domain-containing protein, which translates into the protein MSAPGSGSPFPCRRVRPAAPSRRQWLAETACGFGAVAATALLEGERAAAAGVTACHHPARVQSVIFLYMDGGVSQVDSFDPKPRLARDAGRNPRELFKVDATQFNNVGTVLPSPWTFRAHGESGILVSDLFPCIAAESDRLAVIRSMTSAFPEHTNANYFLHTGSGLQGRPSMGAWTTYGLGSENADLPGFMVINGGLIPPGGLDNFTAGFLPATFQGSVIRPTAAGLANVAPREGSRARQGAKVDLARRFDGGFAAAYPAVPDALDSAIANRELAWRMQTEVPGLLDLAAESTVTKRAYGLESEYEPTRIFASECLLARRMVERGVRFVELTCPSVGTDRWDQHSNLREGHARNARAVDQPIAALLADLGQRGLLDSTLVVWSGEFGRTPFAQGSDGRDHNPQAFSMWLAGGGVRGGTVVGATDDYGYRVVDKACTIHDLHATMLWLLGIDHTRLTYRFSGRDIRLTDVAGTVIREALA
- a CDS encoding DUF1501 domain-containing protein gives rise to the protein MDALTRRDALVRTGLGIGWLGASDLLTGTAAGDGGGPAAPRSLAPRPPHFAARARAVIHLFANGGPSHLDTFDRKTALEKYAGQEVPGRLPTERRTGAALPSPFAFARHGDSGLEISDLFPSVARHADRLLVVRSMHADVPNHEPSLMLMNCGDGRLVRPAAGAWVTYGLGTENQNLPGFVAMCPGGYPIKGTENWRSAFLPGAYQGTYVDTRKKTVEELVEHVRHPVLDRPTQRRQLDLTATLDRDHLAARPHDPQLEARLASMELAWRMQAEASEAFDVTHEPKHVRERYGDDVQGRQMLIARRLVERGVRYVQVWHGEGQPWDSHEHIEKAHRRLAKECDQAIGALLDDLVGLGMLESTVVLWGGEFGRTPTIELPSPGNVTVASGRDHNHHGFTVWMAGGGVRGGTVHGATDELGFKAVEKPVHVHDLQATILHLLGLDHTRLTYRHSGRDFRLTDVHGRVIDDWLA
- a CDS encoding beta-ketoacyl-[acyl-carrier-protein] synthase family protein, producing the protein MGFTFEVVVTGIGVVSPLGIGTDTFWRRLVAGESGIKPLDRFDASALSVRFGGQITDFDPKEHVRPRKSLKVMSREIQLGFAAAELAMADAGLVGAARDPDRFGVVFGGDMIYADLEDLAGAYRRSLRGRQFDFSLWSEAVHEELHPLWLLKHLPNMTASHIAIAHDARGPNNSIVLGDVSGLLAVGEAASVIQRGWADVMLAGGTGCRLHPTALVARGDALLSHRAGDGRGACRPFDRDRDGLVNGEGAGVLVIESRAHAVARGARIRARILATASRCEPGARRTGLTGSSLRQAIAATMTAAGLDAERLGHVNAHGVGTIDMDRAEATAIAAELGAVPVTAPKSSFGHLGAGGGTVELAASVLALEHGLVPPTLNYEHPDPQCPVRVVHGGPLAGRPATALVVNLCSTGQAVAVAIAADG
- a CDS encoding thermonuclease family protein, whose translation is MASRDQPPDRSAPRRPPRRRRRRGVPVQHLVAALAASLIVAGVERCRRQDAATAGDWLVVTVNDGDTVTAKAPDGGNQPIRLVDIDAPEYDQPFGREARDALAAQVGGRRIAVESHGLDQHGRVLGRLRVEGVDVNTRLVSQGYAWVFNRAPDPDLVAAESAARRERRGLWAADNPIEPSSWRARHPRQP
- a CDS encoding DUF1553 domain-containing protein encodes the protein MANRPLIDCFGVIPAGSAGDAERRKACTPYEGCSVVSASRSAVDRSVARVVLALATPLACVAFSAAVAAAPAAVSAEDGSFFETNVRPLLVAHCAECHSAADGKPEAALSFDSRADFLSAEGIAVAGKPDDSLIIQAVRYDGDLQMPPAGRLPAEAIATLEEWVRRGLPWPDDGKQASRATFDLAARRAEHWCWQPPVAVDPPAVADPDWCRGEIDRFILARLEKAGLRPAPEAARETLVRRAAEVLTGLPPDPADVARVGADPDPAAFEHYVDTLLASPHFGERFARHWLDVVRYAETRGHEFDFPIPNAWRYRDWVVRAFNADLPFDRFLVEQVAGDLVATPRLDAAGADESTVGTGFWFLGEEVHSPVDIQQDEADRIDNRIDTFGKAFLGLPLGCARCHDHKFDAISAADYYALAGTVMSASYRQVPFETLPANRAVANRLAAADAAERRGLLPAVAEAIASRPPDEVLARLRERLAGAAPPVPRDGAVVIADYGDDAAPTPVVCDGTAWRRVVAGQPLPRAAAAGLGILPVSVARADEVWARTTSTGEREPGPLGGVDRGGKVLRTPKVWLTQGVLWHRVRGHVQIFTCVDGHVVIIGPLYGGTVTTVDTQGQWRWVRQDLRADIDWSRGHFVHVEYAPIAGAVDVAEVVAAPDEPRRGDAVALEVERRVAAGADGATALVTLLDDALAACRSGGPIGTAQAAVLETALGDPATDWTGGAAARLAAAAARARAERARIAADVRLASATAPALLDGNGIEQQILLKGSSARRGDTVPRRFLEAIDGAGQPAWPAASSGRRELAERLVDPANPLTARVVVNRVWHWLFGRGLVATPDNFGRLGEAPADPLAQALLDRLAVRFRAEGWSLKRLIREVVVSNAWRMSSVAAPEALAVDPANHLLHHAPLRRLEGEAVRDALLAVSGRLDRTVGGPPVEVHLTEFQEGRGRPSPGPLDGAGRRSLYTKIRRNFLPPFQLAFDMPVPFQAMGRRNVTNVPAQALVLLNDPFVHEQARLLAARVLAEPVATPRERIAVLVGAVFARPPRPDEITAAEAFLAEQAALHGVDFAADPRHEASWADLAHALVNAKEFIYLP